From the Chitinophaga lutea genome, the window GTCGATCTGCCAGTAGGCGATGCTTTTACCGTCCGGGCTCCAGCGGAAACCGTCGCGGCAGCCGAATTCCTCTTCATAGGCCCAGTCGAACGTACCATTGATCAGGCGGCGGGAGCCATCCTGCGTGAGCTGTTCGGTTTTCCCGCTGGCGAGGTCTTCCACATACAGGTTATGGCCGCTTACATACGCCGCTTTGGTACCGTCGGGCGAAAGTTTCGCGAACATCAGCGACGCTTCGGGCAATTTTTTGCCCAGCTGGCGCAGCTGGCCGCTGCGGCGGTCGAGCAGCCAGTAATCGCCCCGGGTATGGTAGCGCCACACTTTCCGGGTATTGGTGAAGATGAGCACCTGCTGTTCATCGGGCGAAAAGGTGAACCCGGCGATGGACAGCGGGCTCTGCGCACCCGCGGGTGTAAGTTGTTTGGCGGTGATTTTTTCGCCGGGCTGCCGGTCTTTCACCCGGTAGGCGGCAATCTCCCCCTCGCCGTCCTGCCAGATGGCATCGCCGTTGCGGGTCCATTGCACCTCCTGTGCGGTGGCGCCAATACAATAAAGAGCAATAAAGCAGAGCAGGAATAGAAAACGCTGTAGTTGCATCATAGTAAGATAAGCTAGTTGGTAATGAGTAAAATAAGGGAAATAAAATCAATCCCCGAAAAGGAAAATGTTAAATGGCGCAAGGGGGGTAACAAAGCGGCCCGGGGTTTGATATACATGAGCGGAACAGCTTTATTATAAATGGTTTATTACGTAGTAGCATGGACTTTGCCAATTTATTCATAATAAATTTTGACAATTTATAAAATTCCGTATTTTTATGGCGTATAGCGATCCTATTGAAAAACGAAAAATAATGGTACAAGTATCCTATTCTTACAAAAACCGGGAGTTCTTCCACATGGAAGACTATATCACGAACCAGATAGCGGAAAGCGGCAAGAGAATGCTTTTTGCCCTCCTGGAACCGATTCACGAACTTTTGATGCACGAGAACGGCAAGATCAGGATCTGCCTCGACGAGCGGCCCAATATTGAGCTGGAAGGTTTCAGCGCACCTGTAAAATACCGGATCGAATGCACCCTCCGGGGCGAAGACCTGGAAGACTAACCGGATACGAACACACCACCTACTGATATTTGCGGCGCCCTTCCCTGCGCCGCATTTTTTTGTAAAAGGAAGGCTGCATCTCCAATGAAGACAAAGACCCGCACGACTACAAACCGCGGCAGCAAAACGCTGCCGGGCAAACTGCTCTACAGCCCCCTCACCCTCTTAGCCCTGCCCGTGCTGCTGCTGGGCCTTTTTCTCCGCAGCGCCTGGCTGATCGTTCCGGCCGCCCTCCTGCTCAGCGGTTCGTTCGCTGCCCGGCTGGTCCGCGCCCGCACCGTGGTATCGCTCAATGAAAAAGGCATTTATTACGACAGCCCCTTCCGCCGGCTGCACTTCGAATGGCACGAAATCAGGGCCGCCGGGGTATATTACGTCAGCAAGGGGCAGGTGTACGAAGAAGACCATACCGAGCCATCTCCGCCTGAGCACGAGGGCATCCCCCGCACGATTTATGTGTCGCTGCGCCCCGCTTATTCGCCTGCCCGGCACCGCCGCCTGGTGAATAAAACGGACATACATTTCCGGTGGAACCAGGAGGCCTGGGAAGTGATCACGGCCAAACGGGAAAAGGCGGTAACTGAAAAGGCATAAGGGTTTACCGGCGTACAGCGCGAACTCTTTCCGCCGCTTTCCCTCCCCGGCCGGCAGCTTCGGCCCGGGCAAACGCAGCGGCGAGGGATATTCGTTCTCAGCAACGGGCGAACTCGGCACAAAAAAGCCCCGGCAAATCTGCCAGGGCCTTTCTATTCGTAGTAAATGCTTGTCGCTTAGCGGTTGCTGCTCAGTTTGGAGAGCAGGCGCAGTATCTCGAGGTACAGCCATACCAGCGTTACCAGCAGGGCAAAAGACGCATACCATTCAAAATACTTCGGCGCACCCTGCGCGATACCGTTTTCGATCATGTCGAAATCGATGATCAGCATGAGGGCGGCGATGGCGGTCACCAGAATGGAGAAACCGATGCCGATCAGGCTGCCTTCGTGCAGGAAGGGAATGCGGATATCGAAGAAACCGAGCACGAACGCGATCAGGTAAAAGATCGCAATGCCGGCCACCGCGGTGAACATGATGGATTTAAACCTTTCCGTGGCCCGGATGATGCGGGCGCGGTACAGGATGAGCATGCCGATGAAAGTAGCAATGGTGAGGCCCACCGCCTGGATCACGATACCGTCGGTACGGCTGGCGTAAAACGCGGAGATAGCACCCAGGAAAAGGCCTTCTGCCAGCGCATAGGCCGGCGCCAGGTAACTGGCCCACTCTTTTTTGAAGGAAATAACAATCGCCAGCACAAAACCACCCAGCGCTCCGCCGATCACGTAGGGCATCACGTTTTCTCCCTTGATGAATATACCCCAGGAATACACGGATGCAGCCAATACCATCGCCAGCAGAAACGCCATTTTACCGATCGTGCCGTTCAGGGTCATCGCGTCGCTGTACTGCGTTTGCGAAATCTCCTGGAAGGTCTTTTCTTTCAGTACAGGGTTGTTTGATTCAAATAATGCCATATTTCGTTCTGTTTTAATTCACTCAAATATACAAAAAAAATTTAACGTTCAGCTCAGTCGTCTTTCCCGCCCTTCTCGCCTGTAAACCAATGCTCCTTGTCGCGGAATAGCACGTTAAAGGTGGTCAGCGACCCGTAAATGCGGGTGATGTATTGCTGCAGGTTCACCTTGTCTTCATCGCTCAGCAGCTTATGGGCGTTGATCTGCTGCTCCAGCACCCGCAGGCGGTCGCGCACCATCACGATCTTGTGGAAAAACACCTCAACGGGCACTTCCTTTCCTTTCTGCGACGGGTCTTTGGGCTGCAGCACCATCGTGCCGCCCATCCAGCGGTCGCCAAGCGGCACCACTTCGGAGAAACCGCCCCACAGGCGGAGGATCTTCAACAGGGAGGTTTCCACCGCGGAAACGGTTTCGACTTCCACCGTTTCGTTTTCGGCATATAATACTTCGAACAGGGGATCGGTTTTGTCTACTTCCACCGTACCCTGGTTGATGAACGTCACCATGTACTGCGCGTATTTAACACCGATGATCACACCGGGGCCAAAACGTGCATGCTGTACACGTGAGCCGATGCCTGCTGTCAGTTCTGTCATGTTTTTTTCCGGAAATATAATATAAGATGTTGAATCATGCACCCTTTTCACCTTCATTTAACAGGTCATACGCCCTGCTCGGCGGCGTTGATTTCGCGGCCGGAGAAAGAAAGGATCGTATTGATGAGCATCCGGCGCATCCGGCGCTCGGTTTCCTTGTCGGGCCGCGGTATCAGGAACTGCACCTTGTAATGCACGAGGTCTTTTTTGATCTCGAGAATCTTCAGCGAAAAACTGTTTTCGGTGATGTTGCTGGCGAAAGGGCGCAGCACGCTTTTCAACTCCTGCTCCAGCTGGTCGGGCGACGACTGGTATTTGAGATCGAGCTCGAACTCGATGGTGAGCTTCTTGATGTTCTGCTTGCTCTGGTTGAGCACCATCGATGAAAAGATCACGGAATTGGGGATGAGCACGATGTCGTCGTCGTCGTTCTGCAGCACCACGTTGATCAGCGTAATGTCGAGCACCTTGCCCTTGTAATCTCCCACCCTGATCTGGTCGCCGAGCGAAAGCTGGTCGGAAAACATGATGATGAGGCCGTTGATCATATTGGCCACGTATTCCTTGGACAGCAGGGCGAACGCGGCGGCGGCGATACTGAGACTGAAAAACAGGTCTTTGATATTGGCCCCGAACAGGGTGAGCACCGCCACCAGGAACATGATGGTGTTGAGCACGGACGAAATGCGGTTCAGCCCCAGCACGAAGTTATCGCGCGTGAGCCGCTGCAGCCGGTGTTTACTGAGGTACCACGATATCATCACTATCCACCCGATGGATATCAGCAGGTTGGCCCCGAGGAAGAGCGACAGCGCATTCACGGCCCTGCCGAGCCAGCTGTATTTTTCGAACAGATCGTGCTTGGAGAAGTTGAAGAGCAGTACAGCCAGGTACACCACGAGTTTCAGGATAAACACAAGTATCTCATTCCTGAACCGTTTCTTATTGTATGTAGCCTGATCTGTTACCATGGGTTATTCATTTTGCATCCTAGGCTGCAAAAATAGGTAATTATGAGGCATGGAAAAAGTGACGCCGGGCGAAAATGAAGGCGCTTTGGATAATTCCTTCTCCATCGCAACAAAAAAGAAGAAACGTTGTTTTGCAGAGTATGACGGTTTCAGATTTCAACTGGGAGTTTGCGGGCACGCATTTTCATGGCATGCAATGGCGTCCGGAAAAATTCGGCAGCCTCTTCATCATCATTCACGGCATCGGGGAACATGTGGGCCGGTACACCCATGTAGCGCGGTTTTTCGCAGAAGAAGGATACCTGGTAGCGGGAATCGACCACTACGGCCACGGCAAAAGCGACGGCAAGCCCGGCGCCAGCAAAACGCTGGATGAGATCTTCGACTACGTCGACGCCTTTATCGGGCACATGCAGCATGTGTACCGCATGCCGGTGGTGCTGTACGGCCACAGCATGGGCGGTGGCATCCTGACGGGTTTCCTGCTACACCGCCATCCTCGGGTCAAAGCGGCCATCATTTCCGCCCCGGCGCTGATCGTGGCACGCAACCCCAATGCGTTGCTGCGGGGCGTGCTGGGCATCGGCGCCGCGCTCTTCCCCCATCTGCGCATCGCCCAGGGCCTCGACATCCATAAAATCTCGCACGACCCTGCCGAAATAGAAAAGTTCACAGCGGATCCGCTGCGGCACGACAAAGCCAGCCTGCGCCTCCTGCACCTGCTGGTGTCCAATGGCCGCTGGTGCCTCGAACATGCCGGGCGCCTGCAGGTGCCCGCACTCCTGCTGCACGGCGACGCCGATGAATTCACCAGTGTGGCCGGCTCGCGGACATTCGCGGAGCGGGCGCCGAAACAATTACTGACTTACAAGGAATGGAAAGGATTCTATCACGAAATGCATAACGAGCCGGAGAAAATGCAGGTGCTGCAATTCATGGCCGGCTGGCTGAGCCATCTGCCAGGTGCAGCGCCTCCAGTAACATAATGCCGCTCATCTGTATGGACGCATCCTGCCCAATCGTGGCCGGCGCCTTGCACCAGCGGGTGTCGAACAGGTATTCCGGCCGGCGGGTGCCGTTTTCCAGCAAACTGCGGCCATTGTTGCGCAGCCAGGCAAGGAAAGCTTCTTTTTCGGCGGCCTCCAGTTTGCCGCGCAATAGCAGCTGGGTGAAGTACCGCACAAAAATCCCCTTGAACAATCCGCCGTCGCCGTTATTCTCCCCTTTCAAAATGCCCTGTGGCGAAAACCGCACCGTATCGCGCACCACAAAACGGGCCGTGCGCAACGCGCTTTCGAGATATTCCGGCTGCCCGGTAAGGGTGTACAATTCCAGCGCGCCGCCCAGCCAGGTGCCCTGGTTGTAGGTAAACACCATGCCGGGATTTTTATTGACCTGCGCTTCCCCGTTCTTCACCTGGACATTATCCCACACAGTGCCGTTTTCGGGGTTGATGAGATGCGCCTGCTGCCAGCGGTAAATCTTCGTCGCCATGGCCAGGTCGCTTTCCCTTTTGAAAAGCCGGTACATCCGCGCGGCGATGATCATGGCCGGGCCGTTGGAGCAGGCGTTTTTGGAATGCGGGGTGGTTTTCATCCACATGATGCCGCCGCCCGCCACGGGCGTCCAGCCTTTTTGAATGTCGGCCCACAAGGTATCCGCCAGCCGCGCGTACCGCGTATGACCGGTGGCTTCATAAGCGCGCAGAAGCGCGAGCGCCAGCCATTGTTCGTCGTCGTAGAAATCATTGTACCAGGAGCTTCCGTTCATGCGGTGCATACCGTCGAGCAGCTGGTCGAGCTGCTGTATGTAGCTGTTCCGCTTCGTGCGCAGGTAACCGTCCACCATCAGGTCGGCCGCGTGCGCGTTCCACCAGTAGTCGAAGCTCCGGTTGCCGGTATTGTTGTGCTGGTAATATTGCCGGGAAGCAGACCAGTATTGGGTGTTGAGGGCATGGTAACCGCTGTCTGCCGCGGCGCCCCAGTGCTGCGCGCAAACGGAAAAGCCGTGCAGCAGGCAAAGGAGGAATAAACTGTAGCGCATGCAACAAAATAAAAACTTAGGGAATACTTTCCAGTTTTATTTTATAAGTGTTCAGCAACTCTTCGTTGTTGTTTTGCCGGGACACGAGGTCCATTGCCGTGCGGATGGCTTTTTTGGCCTCTTCGTTCCGCTGCGCCTTGATATACAGGTTGCAGACGTTCTCGTATACCAAGGGGTTTTCAGGGGTGTATTGCACGGCCTTTTCCGCCCACGACAAAGCCCTTTCGAATTCCGGTTTTCCTGCCGGGAACATGGCCCCATAAAACCGGGAATGGTTCTGCAGAATGATACCGACCTGTTTGGAATAGGCATGGCGGTTCCGTTCGTCGTTGCCGTCGTACACTTCCTCAAACCGGAGCCTGTCGTATTTCGCCAGCGTATCCGGCGGCAGTTGCGCCAGGCTGTCGATGAACGGCACGCCTTCGGTGAAGTATCGATCCTTCGGGTAATTACGGTAAAGAAAATGCAGGCGGAAAGCATCGAATACCAGCGGGTACAGTACAGACGCGTTCCGGATGCGGGCGCTTTGCGCGGTGAGCCGGTTCAGCAGCGTATCGTTTTTGGCGGTGAGCTGCCTCATCATGGTTTCGGTGATCAGGTTGCTCAATATCACCCCCAGTTTTTCAGCGTTGGTGCGGCGTACGACGTCCGGTTCCACATCCGGCGTGAGCACCGCCTCTCCGGTAAAAAAAGCCTGGTGGTCGAGGATGTAGTTGAATGTGCGGGATTGTACATCCGTCACATGTTTCAACAGGAACTGCCCCTGCTCCGGCTGCTCCAGTTCCGCCGGCGTCAGCAGGCTGAGATATTGGTCCAGTGCGGCGGTTGCGGCGGTGTCTTTTTGCAGGCTGTGCATGCGGGCCACATACTGGCGCAGGAATTCCCTGTCTGTTTTTTTCTCTTCGTACAGCCGGGCCATCTCCTGCTCCGATTCTCCGCTGGCGGATTCGCGCAACGCGGCGTTGGCATGCGCCAGGAAAACACGGGGATTGTTATTGTATCCTCCGGCACGGTACACCAGGTCGCCGTTGCCGTTCACCCAGAGGTAAGTGGGATAAGATTTCACGTTGAATTGCCCTGCTACAAACCGGCCATCGCTTTCGGCATCGAGCTGGAGGTTGATGAAGTGGGTGTTGAACACTTCGCCGACCCCGGGCAGCGGGAATATTTCCTCTTCCATTTTTTTGCAGGGCACACACCAGTCGGTATACACATCCACAAAGACCAGCTTGCCTGTTTTCTGGGCTTCGGCCAGGGCTTTGCGCCATGAACCTTTAAAAAACCGGATACCGGGTTTGGAAGATTGGGCACCTGCCAGGAGGGTGGTCAGTACAATGGCCAGGGTCAGCAAATATTTCATGTCGGGATTTTCTGTGATCCAATTTACACATTTTATGAGTAACGGGGGCTTATCGTACCGGCACCGGCTCCACTGTAAAACCGCTCCTTTGCAGGCCCGCCAGTATGCCATCACTGTAAAACAGGTGTGCAAGGCCCACTGCCACAAAACAATCGGTGCCTTTCAGGAGCTTGGCCGCGAAAAAGGTCAGGCTGTATGTAGCCTGACCTTTTTATATTAAGAACATCGGAATGCTGCTATCAGAGGGTGGCCATATCGATCACGAAGCGGTAGCGCACATCGCCTTTCAGCATCCGCTCGTATGCTTCATTAATATCCTTGATGTCGATCACTTCCACGTCCGACACGATATTATGTTCGGCGCAGTAGTCGAGCATTTCCTGCGTTTCGGGAATACCGCCGATCATCGACCCGGCGATGCTCCGGCGTTTGCCGATGAGGTTGAAACCGAGCACTTCGGTTGGCGTAGGCGGCACGCCCACACAGATCTGCACACCGTTCACCCTGAGCATGGACAATACCTTGTTGTAATCGTGCGGGGCGGATACGGTATCGATGATAAAATCGAAGTAACCGCGCACGCTTTTCACCTGTCCGGGATCGGAGGTCAGCACGAATTTATGCGCCCCCAGCCTGCGGGCATCGGCCTCTTTGGCCGCGGACGTACTGAGCATGGTTACTTCCGCACCGAAAGAAGCGGCGAACTTCACGGCCATATGCCCCAGGCCACCCAGACCGATCACGCCCACCTTATGCCCCTTGCCTACTTTCCAGTGGCGCAGCGGCGAATAAGTGGTGATACCGGCGCAGAGCAGCGGCGCCACGGCGGGCAGCGGCAGTTTGTCCGACACCCTGAGCACAAAAGCTTCGTCGGTCACGATCATGCTCGAATAACCGCCGTAGGTAGGCGTTTTATGGTCCTGCTCCAGCGAATTATACGTGCCGGAGGAGCCGTTCTCGCAATACTGCTCCAGCCCTTCCCTACAGGGGTCGCAATGGCGGCAGCTGTCTACCAGGCAGCCCACCGCGGCCAGGTCCCCTGCTTTGAAGCGGGTCACTTTATCGCCCACTTTCGTTACGCGCCCTACAATTTCGTGGCCGGGCACCATCGGGAAAATGGCGCCGCCCCATTCGTCGCGGATCTGGTGCAGGTCGCTGTGGCATACGCCGCAATAGAGAATATCGAACTGTACGTCGTGCGGGCCCGGCTCGCGCCGGCTGAAATTCCAGGGAGCGAGCGGTGTGGTGGCATTCTGCGCTGCATAAGCTTTTACTTGAGACATTGTGTTGATTATTTTAAGCGTCAATATTCCAGGTCATTCATCTTCGAACATCATCGGCGGTCCGGTAACGCCGCGCTTTCCGCGGCGGGCATCGAGGGTGTAGTAAAAAAAGAGCCGGAGCGTATGGTTCCGGTCGTACTGGTAGCCGCCGGCTTTTTGCTGGTACACGAGCATGTACCCCAGGTCATAACTCCAGCCTTTGCCGATGTTCTGCCGGATGCCGCCGAAAAGCCGCACCTGGTCGAACGTATTAAAGATAACGGATCTCCCGAATTGAATAAGCACTTCATTGGCGAAACTGATTTGCGGGAAGTGCGGTTTGGCGGAGAGCGGGATGCCCAGGCTGAGCAGGTACCGCAGGCGGTTGGAATAGGTGTAGGAACCCGTCGAGCGGTCGCCCGTAATGGTTTCGCGCCAGCGGTGCTCGTCGCGGAAACGGTTGAGGATGCCTACTTTGCCGAGGGTGCTGGTGTAGATCACCTGTTCGTACAGGCGGTTCTCATCCGAAAACGTATGCAGCCCGGGCTGCGGGGGCGCCAGCCACATATGCGCGTACCCCGCCACGATGGAAAGATTGTCGTGGAGCCAATAGCTGGCGCCGCCGCGCACAAAATAAAACGAAGGGTTGGCGAGGAAGTTATTCCTGCGCACATGCACGTCTGCAATGGTGCCCCAGCGGTGGCTGAGGCGGATGGTGCTGTTGACCGACAGCCAGACCTGCTGCTGGTCGTTGATCTGTTTGGCCGGCGGGGTTTGCGCCGCTGCAGCCAAGCAGGCATGCCATGCGAGTAAGGATAGGATAAACCGGGTCATCGCAGTAACAACAATGCCGCACTCATTTTAGTTTGATGGAAAGGTTGCCGGGCGCATCTTTCACTTCGAACACCGCTTCTTCGTAAGTAGCGGCGCGCATGGCCGGCAACACGTTGTTGGAGAAACCGTACTTTTCGCGGGGAATGCCCACCAGGTTGGTATCAAGCTCGCCGTTACCATTTTCGTCGAGGAATACGGAAATGGCGTATTTACCGGCCGGGATGCGGTCGAATTCCACCAGTACTTCACTTTTACCGCTGACCGGCACCACTTTGGCGAATACCGTTTTATCGCGTTTCATAAAGGTGCCCGCATTGCCGTACCAGCCGATGTAGAGCTTGCCCGTTTTATTTCCGAGGTTCGTGACTTTGACCGCGTATTTCGTTTGTGCGCCCGCGGTAAGGCAGCTGAAGAGGGTTAGAATGAGGCCGGGGATGAGGTAACGTAAAGCCATAAAGTTGTTTTAACAATTGAAGGAAAAACTGTGCCGGAACGGATGGCGCATTATTTGATGCTGATGCAATGATAATCACTTTTATTCAACCCATTAAAAGTAAGATCATGGCAAAGTATTCCAGAAAAGCCGGCGACAAGGTGGAGCGGGCCATGCATGAAATGCATGAAGGCAAACTCAGGAGCGGCCGGAGCGGGAAGAAAGTCACCAATCCGAAACAGGCCATCGCCATAGGCCTTTCCGAGGCCCGTGAAGAAGGCGCCAAAGTGCCGAAAAAAGCGGCGGCCAAAAAAGGCGGTGCGAAGAAGGCCACCCGTAAAGCCGCCACCAGGAAGGCTGCTCCGAAGAAAGCAGCGGCCGGCAAAGGAAGAACAAGAAAAGCGGCGGCAAAGAAAGCGGCGCCTAAAAAGGCGGCCGCGCGAAAAGGCGGCGCAAAAAAGGCCGCTACCCGGAAAGCAGCAGCCAAAAAAGCCGCTCCGAAAAAAGCGGCAGGCAGGGAAAAAGCCGCTTCCAAAAAAAGAAGCACCAGCAAGGCCACGGCATAAACGTAAAAAGCCGGTACAGCAAGTACCGGCTTTTTGTAGAAAATCATCCCCAATCAGTTGCCCGGCGGGTAAAAACGGATATGTTCAAATACATAATGGTCATTCCTGCGGAGGGTATCGATCAGCTGCTTCAGTTCACTCTCCTCCCACTTCTTCTGAAACATTTCGTCGTGCACCAGTATCACGATATGGTCTTTGGTCAATGTGCTGCCCGCGGCGAGGCGCGCGTTGATGGCTTTGGCCATCTGCTGCACCGTCTGGACGGGTGTTCCGTCTTGATCGTGATGCTGCCATTCGATATCCCACCCGAATAATTTAAACCCGCGTGCCGCCAGCGAATCCGCCGCCGCTTTGCCGCTTACGCCGTCGTCGCGCTTTTTGTTCCCCACCCGCCACATGTTGCGGCCCGGCAGGCGCACGATCTTATAACGGAGGTTCAGGCTGCTTTCGTTCTTCTCCACGTCGTTCACCACGTTCAGGGGGTTACTGTAAAATTGCTGGTATTTGTTATGGGCGTGCGTGAAACTGTGGTTATACGATTCCACGTAAGGATTGCGTTCGTACATGCCGTAATAGGACTGCAGCTTTTTGCTTTCCTCCGCATGTTCGCCGACGAGGAACACACTGATCTTCAGCTGTTCGGCCAACACCACGCTGTCGATGTTTTCACTGCCCTGGAGCGGGCCGTCGTCGAACGTCAGGTAGATATATTTGATGGGCGCCCTGTAAGCGGAAGGCTCTTCTTTAAACGCCACCAGCACGGAAACAAACAAAATGACGGCGAGTGTTTTCATACGGATACGGGTTATACGATAAAGATAAGCGATTCCCATAAAAAAACCCGGCTGCTGCCGGGCTGTCGAAATAATGGGTTGGTAAGGGGATAAAGCGGTATTGTATAAAAATAACGTGTAATCTCCTGGCGGGGAATACTCAGAAATAGGTATTTATGGCAGCTCTTTGTGCGCGGGAGAACCCGGGTGATGTGGAGGAGAACATTCTGCTTTGTTGAAATTCGGCCGCCGCTAAAAAGCAAAATCGTCCGCTGAAAATTCAGAAGGCGTGACGCCAAGAAACTGGCGGAAATCGCGGATGAGGTGCATCTGGTCGGCATACGCAAATTCGTAAGCAAGCGCCGCCCAGCGTGTCTGGCTGTTTCGCATTTTGTACTGCAGCATGTTGGAGAAACGCAGCATCCGGCTGTACATTTTCGGCGTAACGCCTACTTCCTTTACAAAGTTCCTTTCGAGCTGTCGCTTGCCAAGGCAGACCTGTTGTTGCAGGCAGGCGATGGACAGGGCGCCCTGACCGCCTGCGATGAGCGCCGCCATTTCCTGCACGGCGGGCGACGGATGGATATGCCTGCCGGCCTGCTGAAGCAAATGCAGCAGGTAAGGTTCCGCCGTTTGGATGCAGTGGTCGAGGCTGGTACAGGCCATCAGCCGTTCGGTGAGGCCAGGGAACACGGCGGGCATTACCAGCGCACCGTCTATCGCTTCATCGCTGAATTCGCTGGCGGGAATGCCCAGCAGCGCATACAAACCTGCCGGTGTAAAGCGGATACTGAAACTCACCAGGTCCCCGCTCAGGCGAATGGCATACTTCCGGTGCGTGCGCGGCCCGCGGATGGTGCAGCGCGCAAACGGCACCACCCTGCCGGACGCGCAGTCCGTTGTTTCAAATGCATCACCCATAAAAAAATCGATGGAACTGACGCTGCGGAGCGGCATCGCTTTGTGCACCGCCGCGTCTTTCGCGCGGATGGCGGCCGTACGGAACACGTATCCCGCAACATAAGGGCGCAACG encodes:
- a CDS encoding thioredoxin family protein, with protein sequence MKYLLTLAIVLTTLLAGAQSSKPGIRFFKGSWRKALAEAQKTGKLVFVDVYTDWCVPCKKMEEEIFPLPGVGEVFNTHFINLQLDAESDGRFVAGQFNVKSYPTYLWVNGNGDLVYRAGGYNNNPRVFLAHANAALRESASGESEQEMARLYEEKKTDREFLRQYVARMHSLQKDTAATAALDQYLSLLTPAELEQPEQGQFLLKHVTDVQSRTFNYILDHQAFFTGEAVLTPDVEPDVVRRTNAEKLGVILSNLITETMMRQLTAKNDTLLNRLTAQSARIRNASVLYPLVFDAFRLHFLYRNYPKDRYFTEGVPFIDSLAQLPPDTLAKYDRLRFEEVYDGNDERNRHAYSKQVGIILQNHSRFYGAMFPAGKPEFERALSWAEKAVQYTPENPLVYENVCNLYIKAQRNEEAKKAIRTAMDLVSRQNNNEELLNTYKIKLESIP
- a CDS encoding NAD(P)-dependent alcohol dehydrogenase; amino-acid sequence: MSQVKAYAAQNATTPLAPWNFSRREPGPHDVQFDILYCGVCHSDLHQIRDEWGGAIFPMVPGHEIVGRVTKVGDKVTRFKAGDLAAVGCLVDSCRHCDPCREGLEQYCENGSSGTYNSLEQDHKTPTYGGYSSMIVTDEAFVLRVSDKLPLPAVAPLLCAGITTYSPLRHWKVGKGHKVGVIGLGGLGHMAVKFAASFGAEVTMLSTSAAKEADARRLGAHKFVLTSDPGQVKSVRGYFDFIIDTVSAPHDYNKVLSMLRVNGVQICVGVPPTPTEVLGFNLIGKRRSIAGSMIGGIPETQEMLDYCAEHNIVSDVEVIDIKDINEAYERMLKGDVRYRFVIDMATL
- a CDS encoding DUF2490 domain-containing protein yields the protein MAAAAQTPPAKQINDQQQVWLSVNSTIRLSHRWGTIADVHVRRNNFLANPSFYFVRGGASYWLHDNLSIVAGYAHMWLAPPQPGLHTFSDENRLYEQVIYTSTLGKVGILNRFRDEHRWRETITGDRSTGSYTYSNRLRYLLSLGIPLSAKPHFPQISFANEVLIQFGRSVIFNTFDQVRLFGGIRQNIGKGWSYDLGYMLVYQQKAGGYQYDRNHTLRLFFYYTLDARRGKRGVTGPPMMFEDE
- a CDS encoding polysaccharide deacetylase family protein; protein product: MKTLAVILFVSVLVAFKEEPSAYRAPIKYIYLTFDDGPLQGSENIDSVVLAEQLKISVFLVGEHAEESKKLQSYYGMYERNPYVESYNHSFTHAHNKYQQFYSNPLNVVNDVEKNESSLNLRYKIVRLPGRNMWRVGNKKRDDGVSGKAAADSLAARGFKLFGWDIEWQHHDQDGTPVQTVQQMAKAINARLAAGSTLTKDHIVILVHDEMFQKKWEESELKQLIDTLRRNDHYVFEHIRFYPPGN
- a CDS encoding Bax inhibitor-1/YccA family protein, whose amino-acid sequence is MALFESNNPVLKEKTFQEISQTQYSDAMTLNGTIGKMAFLLAMVLAASVYSWGIFIKGENVMPYVIGGALGGFVLAIVISFKKEWASYLAPAYALAEGLFLGAISAFYASRTDGIVIQAVGLTIATFIGMLILYRARIIRATERFKSIMFTAVAGIAIFYLIAFVLGFFDIRIPFLHEGSLIGIGFSILVTAIAALMLIIDFDMIENGIAQGAPKYFEWYASFALLVTLVWLYLEILRLLSKLSSNR
- a CDS encoding mechanosensitive ion channel family protein; protein product: MVTDQATYNKKRFRNEILVFILKLVVYLAVLLFNFSKHDLFEKYSWLGRAVNALSLFLGANLLISIGWIVMISWYLSKHRLQRLTRDNFVLGLNRISSVLNTIMFLVAVLTLFGANIKDLFFSLSIAAAAFALLSKEYVANMINGLIIMFSDQLSLGDQIRVGDYKGKVLDITLINVVLQNDDDDIVLIPNSVIFSSMVLNQSKQNIKKLTIEFELDLKYQSSPDQLEQELKSVLRPFASNITENSFSLKILEIKKDLVHYKVQFLIPRPDKETERRMRRMLINTILSFSGREINAAEQGV
- a CDS encoding alpha/beta hydrolase, with the translated sequence MTVSDFNWEFAGTHFHGMQWRPEKFGSLFIIIHGIGEHVGRYTHVARFFAEEGYLVAGIDHYGHGKSDGKPGASKTLDEIFDYVDAFIGHMQHVYRMPVVLYGHSMGGGILTGFLLHRHPRVKAAIISAPALIVARNPNALLRGVLGIGAALFPHLRIAQGLDIHKISHDPAEIEKFTADPLRHDKASLRLLHLLVSNGRWCLEHAGRLQVPALLLHGDADEFTSVAGSRTFAERAPKQLLTYKEWKGFYHEMHNEPEKMQVLQFMAGWLSHLPGAAPPVT
- a CDS encoding glycoside hydrolase family 76 protein, with protein sequence MRYSLFLLCLLHGFSVCAQHWGAAADSGYHALNTQYWSASRQYYQHNNTGNRSFDYWWNAHAADLMVDGYLRTKRNSYIQQLDQLLDGMHRMNGSSWYNDFYDDEQWLALALLRAYEATGHTRYARLADTLWADIQKGWTPVAGGGIMWMKTTPHSKNACSNGPAMIIAARMYRLFKRESDLAMATKIYRWQQAHLINPENGTVWDNVQVKNGEAQVNKNPGMVFTYNQGTWLGGALELYTLTGQPEYLESALRTARFVVRDTVRFSPQGILKGENNGDGGLFKGIFVRYFTQLLLRGKLEAAEKEAFLAWLRNNGRSLLENGTRRPEYLFDTRWCKAPATIGQDASIQMSGIMLLEALHLADGSASRP
- a CDS encoding TraB/GumN family protein is translated as MTFFAAKLLKGTDCFVAVGLAHLFYSDGILAGLQRSGFTVEPVPVR
- a CDS encoding DUF6496 domain-containing protein, which translates into the protein MAKYSRKAGDKVERAMHEMHEGKLRSGRSGKKVTNPKQAIAIGLSEAREEGAKVPKKAAAKKGGAKKATRKAATRKAAPKKAAAGKGRTRKAAAKKAAPKKAAARKGGAKKAATRKAAAKKAAPKKAAGREKAASKKRSTSKATA
- a CDS encoding DUF2141 domain-containing protein, with the protein product MALRYLIPGLILTLFSCLTAGAQTKYAVKVTNLGNKTGKLYIGWYGNAGTFMKRDKTVFAKVVPVSGKSEVLVEFDRIPAGKYAISVFLDENGNGELDTNLVGIPREKYGFSNNVLPAMRAATYEEAVFEVKDAPGNLSIKLK